A single region of the Chitinophaga niabensis genome encodes:
- a CDS encoding methylmalonyl-CoA mutase family protein, which translates to MSYTPQHKVRIVTAAALFDGHDAAINIMRRIMQSTGAEVIHLGHNRSAAEIVDCAIQEDAQGIAVTSYQGGHIEFFKYMYDLLKEKNCGHIRIFGGGGGTILPSEIEELHAYGITRIYSPDDGRKFGLGGMIEDVVRQCDFETVQKGEWDLAKIKLTQNAAPEIAKAITYAENFAMNGQLAGLKALAGKTPVLGITGTGGAGKSSVTDELVRRFLHEYENKTIAVISVDPSKKKTGGALLGDRIRMNSIHHPRAYMRSLATRESDKAISLHIQEAIDICKAAAFDFIILETSGIGQSDTAIVDYCDVALYIMTPEYGAASQLEKINMLDYADMIAINKFDKAGALDALHDVRKQYKRNNGLWDAKDEDLPVVGTIASQFNDPGVNQLFGRLMHRIVEKTGVHFGEDKPDRPVYETSTKSLIIPPSRVRYLAEIGESIAAYSSWVNEQCAIATQWYQVEGVLKVPGLSQVEELEEISRHLQSQLNAECKALITGWPALQEKYTADHYVFQVRDKEIKLPLYTESLSHSRIPKISLPQYKDWGDILRWQLMENLPGEFPYAAGVFPLKREGEDPTRMFAGEGGPERTNKRFHYVSVDQPAKRLSTAFDSVTLYGEDPAYRPDIYGKIGNSGVSIATVDDAKKLYSGFDLCDPKTSVSMTINGPAPILLAFFMNAAIDQQCEKYIAENGLTDKVNAIIKKKFKDHPVYAGALPHGNNGLGLQLLGISGSDVLEPEVYERIKAHALSTVRGTVQADILKEDQAQNTCIFSTEFALKLMGDVQEYFITRKVRNFYSVSISGYHIAEAGANPITQLAFTLANGFTYVEYYLSRGMNIDDFAPNLSFFFSNGMDPEYAVIGRVARRIWAKAIKYKYKGNDRSQKLKYHIQTSGRSLHAQEIDFNDIRTTLQALYAIYDNCNSLHTNAYDEAITTPTEESVRRAMAIQLIINRELGTANNENPNQGSFFIEELTDLVEEAVLAEFERITERGGVLGAMERMYQRNKIQEESLYYESLKHTGEFPIIGVNTFLNKNGSPTVIPMEVIRSTTDEKEFQINTLLSFKERHSFDAGEKLKRLQEVAVQNGNLFEELMETVKYCSLGEITNALYEVGGQYRRNM; encoded by the coding sequence ATGTCATATACACCACAACACAAGGTTCGCATTGTTACAGCAGCCGCTCTTTTTGATGGACACGATGCTGCCATCAATATCATGCGCCGGATCATGCAAAGTACGGGAGCAGAAGTGATCCACCTGGGCCATAACCGTTCTGCCGCAGAGATCGTTGACTGTGCCATCCAGGAAGATGCGCAGGGTATTGCCGTTACCTCTTATCAGGGAGGGCATATTGAGTTCTTCAAATACATGTACGACCTGTTGAAGGAAAAGAACTGTGGCCATATCCGCATTTTTGGTGGCGGTGGCGGTACCATCCTGCCTTCAGAAATTGAAGAGCTGCATGCTTATGGCATCACCCGGATCTATTCTCCGGATGATGGACGTAAGTTTGGTTTAGGTGGTATGATAGAAGATGTGGTGCGCCAGTGTGATTTTGAAACCGTGCAAAAAGGGGAATGGGACCTTGCCAAAATAAAACTTACGCAGAATGCTGCGCCTGAAATAGCCAAAGCCATCACTTACGCAGAGAACTTTGCCATGAATGGCCAACTGGCAGGGCTGAAAGCCCTGGCAGGAAAAACGCCTGTTCTTGGAATAACAGGTACCGGTGGTGCCGGTAAAAGTAGTGTAACGGATGAACTCGTTCGCCGCTTCTTGCATGAATATGAGAACAAAACCATCGCGGTTATTTCAGTAGACCCTTCCAAGAAAAAAACAGGCGGTGCTTTATTAGGAGACCGCATCCGGATGAACAGCATCCACCATCCCCGTGCGTACATGCGTTCCCTTGCCACCCGCGAAAGTGATAAGGCCATCAGCCTGCATATCCAGGAAGCAATAGATATCTGCAAAGCGGCAGCCTTTGACTTTATCATCCTGGAAACTTCCGGTATCGGGCAAAGTGATACCGCCATTGTGGACTATTGTGACGTGGCCTTATATATCATGACCCCGGAATATGGTGCTGCCTCTCAGCTGGAAAAGATCAACATGCTGGATTATGCAGACATGATCGCCATTAATAAATTTGATAAAGCCGGCGCACTGGATGCTTTGCATGATGTGCGCAAACAATATAAACGTAACAACGGATTATGGGATGCCAAAGATGAAGATCTGCCAGTGGTAGGTACCATTGCTTCCCAGTTCAACGACCCCGGTGTGAATCAATTATTCGGCAGGCTGATGCACCGCATCGTGGAAAAAACGGGCGTGCATTTCGGGGAAGACAAACCGGATAGGCCTGTGTATGAAACCTCTACCAAATCCCTGATCATTCCACCATCGCGGGTACGTTATCTCGCAGAGATCGGGGAAAGCATTGCAGCATATAGCAGCTGGGTAAATGAACAATGTGCTATTGCCACACAATGGTACCAGGTAGAAGGCGTGTTGAAAGTGCCGGGGCTTTCGCAGGTGGAAGAACTGGAAGAGATCAGCCGGCATTTGCAGTCTCAGCTGAATGCAGAATGTAAAGCCCTGATCACCGGCTGGCCTGCCTTGCAGGAGAAATATACAGCAGATCACTATGTCTTCCAGGTGAGGGACAAAGAGATCAAACTGCCTTTGTATACAGAAAGCCTTTCCCATTCCCGTATCCCTAAAATTTCTTTACCGCAGTATAAAGACTGGGGGGATATCCTCCGCTGGCAGTTGATGGAAAACCTGCCGGGAGAATTTCCTTATGCAGCAGGCGTGTTCCCGCTGAAACGGGAAGGAGAAGATCCAACGAGGATGTTTGCCGGAGAAGGTGGCCCGGAAAGAACGAACAAACGCTTCCATTACGTGTCTGTAGACCAGCCAGCCAAAAGGCTTTCCACGGCTTTTGACAGCGTAACATTATATGGAGAAGATCCTGCTTACCGCCCGGATATCTATGGAAAGATCGGTAACTCCGGCGTGAGCATTGCCACGGTGGATGATGCAAAGAAATTATACAGCGGCTTTGATCTCTGTGATCCCAAGACCTCTGTATCCATGACCATCAATGGACCCGCGCCAATCCTGCTGGCCTTCTTTATGAACGCCGCCATCGATCAGCAGTGCGAAAAATACATTGCAGAGAACGGATTAACCGATAAGGTGAATGCTATCATTAAAAAGAAATTCAAAGATCATCCGGTATACGCTGGTGCATTGCCGCATGGTAATAATGGACTGGGACTTCAGTTGCTGGGGATCTCAGGAAGCGATGTGCTGGAACCGGAAGTATATGAAAGGATAAAGGCACATGCATTAAGCACCGTGCGTGGTACCGTGCAGGCAGATATCCTGAAGGAAGATCAGGCACAGAACACCTGCATCTTCTCTACGGAATTTGCGCTGAAGCTGATGGGGGATGTGCAGGAATATTTCATTACACGTAAGGTGCGTAACTTCTATTCTGTGAGTATCTCCGGATACCATATTGCAGAAGCCGGCGCGAACCCCATTACACAGCTGGCATTTACGCTGGCCAATGGGTTCACTTACGTAGAGTATTACCTGAGCCGTGGCATGAACATCGATGATTTTGCACCGAACCTTTCCTTCTTCTTCAGTAATGGCATGGACCCTGAGTATGCCGTGATTGGCCGTGTTGCACGGAGGATCTGGGCAAAGGCCATCAAATATAAATACAAGGGGAACGACCGTTCGCAGAAACTGAAATATCATATTCAGACTTCCGGCCGCAGTTTACATGCACAGGAAATAGACTTCAATGATATCCGTACCACCTTGCAGGCATTGTATGCGATCTACGATAACTGTAACTCGTTGCATACAAATGCTTATGATGAAGCGATCACCACACCCACAGAAGAAAGTGTGCGCCGCGCAATGGCTATTCAGCTGATCATCAACAGAGAATTAGGCACCGCAAATAATGAAAACCCTAACCAGGGAAGTTTCTTTATCGAGGAACTAACAGACCTGGTGGAAGAAGCTGTGCTGGCTGAGTTTGAGCGGATCACGGAACGCGGTGGTGTGCTTGGAGCAATGGAAAGAATGTACCAGCGAAATAAGATCCAGGAAGAAAGCCTGTATTATGAATCACTGAAACATACCGGGGAGTTCCCGATCATTGGTGTGAATACCTTCCTGAATAAAAATGGTTCGCCTACAGTAATTCCAATGGAGGTGATCCGTTCCACCACAGATGAAAAAGAGTTCCAGATCAATACGCTGCTGTCTTTCAAAGAAAGGCATTCCTTTGATGCAGGAGAAAAGCTCAAACGCTTGCAGGAAGTGGCTGTGCAGAACGGGAACCTTTTCGAGGAGCTGATGGAAACAGTGAAGTATTGTTCGCTGGGAGAGATCACGAATGCCTTGTATGAAGTGGGCGGGCAGTATAGAAGGAATATGTAG
- a CDS encoding MutS-related protein, with protein MQPASTYQQRIDLFKKQLAQTEGHLKNLSVARLVCFIGILFTGWQYFSTNFELIWIIFVALLVTAFVASLVFYQKAKDREALLRGLLRLNQKELRVVTEQVAEFEDGEEFINDQHDFSGDLDVFGPSSLFQYLNRTGTYSGKQHLAATLQTPLTAPSKITAVQDAVKVLSAEIDFRQHFTVHAALADEGKDDVRGIQQWLDAPMQFIHKKALNTASWVMPVFVLSAIVYYAVTGNYVYFLLSLMVNWCILLLNVAKVTAMHNLLSNKEKVLKKLAMLLQMIKQADWKGSSLLQEQQQTAAEADKAMHQLARISNQLDQRLNLLVGVVLNSIMLYDLHCAFRLERWKEKYKSKLSTWTGVIAQLETTNSLASFAYNHPNYTYPQITATQGVKGTAIGHPLIPAAESVTNDCSIGHGEQFLIITGSNMSGKSTFLRSVGVNWLLAMTGAPVCAASFSCSPLRIMTSMRIKDSIARHTSYFQAELLRLQHIIEVLKTGQPVFIILDEILKGTNSEDKLSGSQQLIRHFLRYSCLGMIATHDLELGALEAENPQHIRNYCFESSLENGQLHFDYQMRPGIARNKNATFLMKQMGII; from the coding sequence ATGCAACCGGCATCAACTTATCAACAACGCATCGACTTATTTAAGAAACAACTGGCACAAACGGAAGGTCACCTGAAGAACCTGAGCGTGGCGCGCCTTGTGTGTTTCATTGGTATATTATTTACAGGCTGGCAATACTTCAGTACCAACTTTGAACTGATCTGGATCATTTTTGTAGCCCTGCTTGTGACTGCTTTTGTAGCATCCCTTGTATTCTACCAGAAAGCAAAAGACCGCGAAGCCTTGCTGAGGGGCTTGCTAAGGCTGAACCAGAAAGAACTTCGTGTAGTCACTGAACAGGTCGCGGAGTTTGAGGACGGAGAGGAATTCATCAATGATCAGCATGATTTCTCAGGAGACCTGGATGTTTTTGGGCCTTCTTCTCTCTTTCAATACCTGAACAGAACAGGAACCTATTCCGGGAAACAGCACCTGGCCGCTACTTTACAAACACCATTAACAGCGCCTTCAAAGATAACAGCCGTGCAGGATGCCGTAAAAGTATTATCCGCAGAAATAGATTTCCGCCAGCACTTTACGGTACATGCAGCATTAGCGGATGAAGGAAAGGATGATGTACGGGGCATTCAACAATGGCTGGATGCGCCGATGCAATTCATTCATAAAAAAGCTTTGAACACCGCCAGTTGGGTAATGCCGGTATTCGTGCTATCGGCAATTGTGTATTATGCTGTGACTGGGAACTATGTTTATTTCCTGCTAAGCTTAATGGTGAACTGGTGCATCCTGCTGCTGAATGTAGCGAAAGTTACGGCCATGCATAACCTGCTCTCCAATAAAGAAAAGGTACTGAAGAAATTAGCGATGCTGCTGCAAATGATCAAACAGGCAGACTGGAAAGGATCTTCCCTGTTGCAGGAACAACAGCAAACTGCCGCAGAAGCTGATAAAGCCATGCATCAGCTGGCCAGGATCAGTAATCAACTGGACCAACGTCTCAATTTACTCGTGGGGGTGGTACTTAATTCTATCATGCTGTATGATCTGCATTGCGCATTTCGGCTGGAGCGCTGGAAGGAAAAGTATAAGAGTAAACTAAGCACATGGACGGGTGTGATCGCACAGCTGGAAACCACTAACAGCCTTGCTTCCTTTGCATATAATCATCCCAACTATACTTATCCGCAGATCACTGCCACGCAAGGTGTGAAAGGTACTGCCATAGGACATCCCCTGATCCCTGCCGCAGAGAGTGTAACGAATGACTGCAGCATCGGGCATGGGGAGCAGTTCTTAATTATTACGGGTTCCAACATGTCCGGTAAAAGTACTTTCCTGCGGAGTGTAGGGGTGAACTGGTTGCTGGCCATGACGGGTGCGCCGGTATGTGCAGCCAGTTTTTCCTGTAGCCCGCTGCGTATTATGACCTCCATGCGGATCAAAGATTCCATCGCGCGGCATACCTCCTACTTCCAGGCAGAATTGTTGCGCCTGCAGCATATTATTGAAGTATTAAAAACAGGGCAGCCGGTTTTCATTATCCTCGATGAAATACTCAAAGGCACCAACTCAGAAGATAAACTCTCCGGCTCCCAACAGCTGATCCGGCATTTCCTGCGTTACAGCTGTTTGGGTATGATTGCCACACATGACCTGGAACTGGGTGCCCTGGAAGCGGAAAACCCACAGCATATCCGGAATTATTGTTTCGAAAGCTCCCTGGAAAACGGGCAATTACATTTTGATTACCAGATGCGGCCCGGTATTGCCCGGAATAAGAATGCCACCTTCCTCATGAAACAGATGGGAATTATTTAA
- a CDS encoding PA0069 family radical SAM protein gives MTLPFSDTPPENPYYKGRGAQLNPKNKFLAEEYAKEHPEAIDEWWQADVPTQIFEEHSKTLVNKVDSPDVGMWYSMNPYQGCEHGCIYCYARNSHQYWGFSAGLDFERKIVVKNNAPELLRKFLNNKNWVPKPLSLSGNTDCYQPIERKMFITRQLLEVALEYKQPIGIITKNSLVLRDKYILQQMAEQKLVCVYISLTSLQEDLRQKMEPRTATAAQRLKVIRELSELGVPVGVMTAPIIPGLTDHEIPRLLEQASANGAKYAGYTVVRLNDAVKIIFNDWLYKNFPDRADKVWHLIESMHGGKVNDSDFGRRMRGEGNIAELIKQQFKLHTKRLGMNQERFEFNTSLFQRPTSQLSLF, from the coding sequence ATGACGCTCCCATTTTCCGACACACCACCAGAAAATCCATACTACAAAGGGAGAGGCGCCCAACTGAACCCAAAGAACAAGTTCCTGGCAGAGGAATACGCCAAAGAACATCCCGAAGCTATCGATGAATGGTGGCAGGCAGATGTGCCTACCCAGATCTTTGAGGAACATTCCAAAACCCTTGTGAATAAAGTGGACAGTCCTGATGTGGGCATGTGGTATTCCATGAACCCCTACCAGGGATGTGAGCATGGCTGTATCTATTGTTATGCGCGGAACTCCCATCAGTATTGGGGTTTCAGTGCAGGCCTGGATTTTGAAAGGAAGATCGTGGTCAAGAACAATGCGCCGGAGTTACTGCGTAAATTCCTGAACAACAAGAACTGGGTGCCTAAACCACTTTCGCTGTCCGGCAACACGGACTGTTACCAACCCATAGAACGCAAGATGTTCATCACCCGGCAATTGCTGGAAGTAGCCCTGGAATATAAACAGCCGATAGGCATCATCACCAAAAATTCCCTGGTGCTGAGAGATAAATACATCCTGCAGCAAATGGCGGAGCAGAAGCTGGTGTGCGTATACATCTCCCTCACTTCTTTACAGGAAGATCTGCGGCAGAAGATGGAACCCCGTACAGCCACTGCGGCCCAGCGGTTGAAGGTGATCAGGGAATTGTCTGAATTAGGGGTCCCGGTTGGAGTGATGACGGCGCCTATTATTCCCGGCTTAACAGATCATGAGATCCCGCGTTTGCTGGAGCAGGCTTCTGCAAATGGTGCTAAGTATGCGGGGTATACGGTAGTGCGTTTGAACGATGCCGTGAAGATCATCTTCAACGATTGGTTGTATAAGAATTTTCCGGACAGGGCAGATAAGGTGTGGCATCTGATCGAGAGCATGCATGGCGGGAAAGTGAATGATAGTGATTTTGGAAGAAGGATGCGTGGGGAAGGGAATATTGCAGAGTTGATCAAGCAGCAGTTTAAACTGCATACAAAGCGGCTGGGGATGAACCAGGAAAGGTTTGAGTTTAATACTTCGTTGTTTCAAAGGCCTACGAGCCAGTTGAGTTTGTTTTAG